The region AGCTATATCTTCATGTGCTTGGCCTTTCTCAGACACAACATCAATCTGCAAGCTGCTCTCATCTGTCGTTTGTAATCTAATTGGTAAACGACGATCAGACACGTTCATGATCAACAACATTCTCTCCAAGCCAGCCAAGAACTGACTTCTGTTAATGACGATGGTTGTATCACCGTTGCTGTTCAAAAGACTCTCATATTTCATGAATTCATTGGTCAATAAACGACTGACTAATTTCAAACTACCCAAATTGAACTCAACTTGTTTGTTGTCAACTTTTAATGTCACTAAATCTTCTGAACCTAACAAAGGTTGCAAGATCTTCAAAGCTTTACCTGGAATTAAGAGGCGGAATGGCTTCTCAACTTTTGGCATTCTCTCATCATAAGCATGTCTACTAATTGCCAAACGGAAGCCATCAATTGCAACAAGTTCCAAATTCTTCTCATTGGCATTGAACAAAATGCCGTTAAAAGCTGGGCGTGACAAATCGGTGCTGACAGCAATTATTGCCTGTTTAATTAATTTTTGGAAACGATCTTGAGGCAAGGTAAATGTCAAATTGCCGCTAATCTCCGGCAAACTTGGGAAATCAGCTGTTGGACGTGTCATAAAATTGAACTTAGATTTGCCAGCACTGATAACTGTCTTGTAATTCTCATCGCAAGTAATTGTAACATCGCCCTCTTCCAATTTAGCAGCAATATCACCTAACAATCTAGCTGGCACCAACATGTCACCAGCTTCATAAACATCAGCCTTGATCTTCGTTTCAATTCCACATTCCAAATCATAACCGCGCAAAAGTAATGTATTGCTTTGTTTGTCGGCTGACAGGAAAACATTATCTAAAATTTCGTTACCTGTTTTACTGGAAACAGCTCTTAACACGTAATTAGTTGCTTGATGCAGTAAATTTTTCGGACAAACAATTTTCATATGACACCTCTTTTGCTAGTAAACTGACTCTATAAATTATAGCAACTTATCTTTGTTCTGTAAAAATTTTGCAATCAGAACAAGCTACAACTACATTTTGTTTGTAATTGTAATTAACCACGCCGTGAAAATGGCAAGTTGCCCTGAAACAAACAATCAATTTAGTTAATCACTATTCTTATTATGGTATGTGGTTAATGTGGTAAATTACAGTTTAATTACCTAAAAATTACAGCAAACAGCGATTAGGCGTATGTGTTTTCTTTTTTTAGAAGGCCTAAATTCAGGGAACTTCATTTTGGGATAGATTGTTCTAAATTTTGGCTTCAAGTAAGGCTTAAAAATTTATCACCAGAATTATGCACAGACTTATCCACGCAAAAAAGTGCGAAAGGGTAAAGCAAGCTAAAATTCTAAAAATTTAAATTTTTTATAAATAAAAGCTAATGCTCATGCAAGCTGTTTTTGATGCTGGCGATCTCTTTCTGCAAACTTAAGTCATTTTTTAGCGCTTTTTCGATTTTTAGGCAGGCGTTACGGGTCGTTGTATGGTCAGAGCGGTTAAAAGCTTTGGAGATACTAGCATAAGTCATATTTAATAAATCTCTGCACAGATACATGGCCACGTGGCGAGGGTAAGTGTACTTGCTTTCTTTGCAGGATGAGTACAAATTTGCCTTGACGATGTTGTAGTAAGTTGCTACAACGTCAGCGATGAAATCAGGCGTGATTGTTTCAGCTATATTGTGCTTAATAATTGGTTCAAGCGCTTTTTCAGCCAATGTTAAGTTGATATAACCAGATAAGTGTTTTATGGCTAATACGCTATTCAAAGCACCTTCTAATTCACGAATGTTCAGACTGATATTCTTAGCTATATAACTGATGATGTTAATATCAATGTCTTCGTGCAAAGCTTGGGCTCTTGCTTGCAAAATAGCCATACGTGTCTCGTAGTTTGGCGGATTAATATCACAAGCTAGGCCAGAGAGAAAACGTGTTTTTAAGCGTTCTTCAAGCGTAACTAAATAGCGCGGATGCTTATCACAAGTGATGACGATGTAAGCGTTATTTTCGTAAAGGGTATTGAAAGTGTAGAAAAATTCTTCTTGCATCTGTTCTTTGCCTTCGATGAATTGAATATCGTCAATCAACAATAAGTCACAATTACGGTATTTGTTTCTAAAAACATTGTAATTTTGCTTCCTTATCGTAGCGATAAATTCATTGACGAAGTCTTCTGTCTGTAAGTAGAGAATTCTAGTTTGAGGACGATGCTGTAAGACAGAGTTACCAATAGCATTCAAAAGATGAGTTTTGCCTAAACCGCTACCGCCATAGAGAAAGAGGGGATTGTAAGGCTTTTGGCCATCTGTGAAATAGGAATTGGCAATAGCCTGACAGGCAGCGTGCGCCATTGTATTGTTAGGGCCAACAATGAAATTATCAAACGTGTAATCCTTGCGAAAATGCTGCTGATAGAGGGGATTTACGATGATTTTTGCTTGTGGCTGTTCATCAATTGCTTGTGGCTGAATAAAAGTTTGTTTAGGTTGAACAGCTGCGAAAGTTTCAGGTTTTACTTGTACTTCTGGTTCTACTTTTTCATTAACAAATTCAGGTTCAATGTTAGCTTCTCGTTGTTCAATAACCGTTTGGGCTGCGTCAAAGCTAGATGTAACAGAATCTGGCTGTAAATTAGCTAAAGCTTGCTTGATGCCTTCAGTGCCAACTACTAATTTAACTTCTAAACGGAATGAATTAGATTCAGCAATCACATCAGCAAACAAGGGTAAATACTTGACTAAATAACGATAGCTGAAATCATCAGGTGTACTCAAAAATAGGCGATTTTCGTCAACATAAAAAGGCACAAGTGGCTCAATCCACGTTACGAAAAGAACGGTGGATACTTTAGACTTGATTTTCTTTAGAGCATTGTGCCAAATAGTTTTAGCCAATGCTGCTTGCTCGTTATCTAAATTGAGTGCATCAGACATATCCATCAGCTTAATTCCATTTAGTCTTTCTAGTTATTTTTTGACCACGATAAATCGTGCTGTTTTCTTTAATTTTGCGGTTTAAGAAACGTTTAACCGAAACAGTTTGAGCTATGTTACGAGGGCCTCGAATCTTCCAGTTGTAGCCTCTATTTTTGAGGTAATTTTTGCGAACGATGTGCATGATAAACAGTATCAAAGCAGAACCTAATATATTCATAATGACATAGTTTATATTGACAGAGAAAAAGAAAAAGCCACTTACAAAGTTCAAGCCTAAGCGTAGTAGTTGTGTGACAATACTGAACAGAATGGTCAAAAGCCAGATACTGAACGAAGAGTATGTTTTGCTTTCACGTCTCAAAAAGTAAGCTAACGGTATAAACAACAAAAGGTGATATGAAATGTTGAACATGAACTTGCTGAGAACAGTAAAATCATGCTCGTGGGTGGCAACAATTGCTAAAAATAGCTCATCAATGATTGGAATGAGCGGTATTTTCACGATATTTTCCCAAGCTGAGAGCAAAGAAAGATGATGATCAGAACTTGTGATTGGGAAAAATAAACTCGATAGTAAAAAGAGACTATAAATGGTCATGATAATTCGTCTGATGAAGACATTGATCTTCTTAGGACGGTAAACTTGTACCCAAATTTGGCATAGCAAAACAAAGCCTGCTAGCAGATAAAGAGGCCAAAAACCAAGTATAATTTGATAGTTCATATATAACATGTTATGTACTCCGCTATTAATTCACTTCATTATAGTATACAAATAGAGATTATGTTAAGATTAAAGAAAACTTTGAGGGTAGGGCATGTTTAGCAATCGCTGTTTGATATTTTGCAAATTATTTGCAGACTATAACACAAGCGTCAACTTATATTATCGTGATTTAGCAACTTCCATTTGTAAATATATGGCAGATTATGCTAAGTGCCAACTATACTGTCCTTATCCTGAGTTTGACTTGAAGCAACAACTAAGTCAAGTTTCTAGAATTAGGTTGTTAGATCCTCTATTGCAAGGCCAAAATGATTATGCTTTTCTTTTGAATGGTGAGAATAGTACAGCGGCTTTACACTTATTTTTCACAAAGACAGTCTATTGCGATTCCTTTGCAAGTTCTAGCCAGTCATTAAAATATTATTTACAGCAGCAAGACGAAAAGTTAAAAATTAATGAACAAGTTGATGCAGCTTCACCTCTAAGTTTAGCTCAGAAAATCGGAGGAAAGCTCGTGATTTGTTTAGATGCAAATATGCTGGGACAACAAACTATCAAAGAATTGGATAGTATTTTAGCAAATAAAGACACAGCAAATTTGCTTTTTGCTTTTGCAATTTTTAATGGTCAGATAGAGCAAGTTGAAGCGTGGCAGACTTTGTTTAAACAACGCTATAACAAGGAAGTTTGCTGGCATAATCAAAGGTTGATAGCAGCTGATTTTTTGCAGAATAACTTAAGAAAAATGCGTAAATATCAAGAGCTGATGCAGGCTGATATTTTGCAATTAAGTAGCAAAATTTATAAGCGCTTGCTTAGCTTAGGCTTAGAGAAGCAGCGTTTGAAGGTAGCGTTAGCGTATGATCAGGCTTTTTCAGCTTACGATAGTTATGAATTACAGTTCTTGAGTCAATTGGGAATTGACTGGTACAAATTTAGTCCTTTACATGACAAAATTTTGCCTTCCGATTGTTTAGCTTACTTTTTCGCTGCACATGAATTAAATTCTTATTTAGGTGCTTTATCTTTTAATCATGTGTTGCGTGAACAACTTCGAAAGGCCTGTGAGAATGGGGCTCTATTCATCGCGCAAGATCAGGCGCACCTCTACTTGATTGATGGTGTTGTTGATGCCAAAGGGACTTATTATCCTGAGTTAGGCTTAATTTCACAAAAAGCGCGAATTTTGCAGAAGAATGCCAAGTATGCTTATGCAGTTGTGAGTGCATATCAGTCGAATTGTTTTGCACCTTTAACATTGCCGAATGTCGCATTCTTGAATAAAAGTGTGGAATTATATCCAAATTTGAGCACTATGCGCTGTGCCATAACGACAACTGTCGATCAACAACAGCGTCAGGTCAATAGTGGTTTTTGCAATAAGCAAATTTTCAGTAGCTTAAATAGGTTTTGGCCGGCGACAAATTATGATTGGCTGGAGCATTTCTATTTAACCTTAATTCAGCGCCTCGCCAAACAAAACGGGATTTAAGCGAAGGTTCAGGCAAAAAATTGTATGTATTGGTTTTTAGATTTGTAATTTTAACTTTTGCACGTAGTTTTGAGTCTTTTTAATCCAAGCGTTTGGCATTGAATTTGTGCTTTTTACTTTTGAAATTTTGTGAGTATTTACCCGGTTATTTTGCTTAACACGAGTGTCAATTCGGAGCGATTTACGGATAATTGGCGAACAAATTCAAGTTTACATTTAGGCAAGGCGTGCTCAAGATAGCGCTTAATGTCTTTGATTTGCTTGAAATAGCTTTCAGTTTTGCTTAACTTAATTGTTTGAATGATAATCGCGTCATTAGTTAGATATGGCAAAAATGCAGCTGCTAAGGCTAGGCTAGGGCGGAAAAACATCTTCATATCGTTGACTAATAAGTTAGCTTTAGCTAATGCAAAATTATTTGCTTTGGCCATTTCTAAAAATTGATCGCTTAATGCCTGAAAATGCCAGAGATTAGCTTTGGCTGTGATTTTGAGGTGTTGTGGATCGATGGCGATGACTTGATAATTGTAATTTAAGAGAACTTCTGTCCAACCACCTGGTGCAGCGCCCAAATCGAAGGCTAAATGAGGAGCTGTTTGCCAGATTTTGATTGTTTGGTATATGTTTTTCGGTAGCTGTTTATATTGCGTTCTGATACTTTCTAATTGAGTTTCATCAGCCTGCTTGCATAAGAAAGATGCCAAATTATGTTCTTTTTCTTTATCCAGTTCGGCAGCTTGTTCTGAATTAGCAAGACGGTCGGCTAATTCCAGCAATTTATATTTAGCTCTAGATACAGAATTTTCGTCCTTAGAATTGCTTTTTGGCCAAAGGTCAAGCAGATAGGGTGAACGATGTATACTAAATGACAGATTACCAAGTGTTAAACAGAAACAATTTCCAAAATATAAAACGTTTAATGGCTCTGTATGCACGAATTTTGCAAGCATTTCTCTAAGTTCCAAATGTTCATTTCTAGCTAAATCACTTTTACAGTTAAGTAGTGACGCTCTATGAACGGGCGAAAATTTGGCCGTTTCAACAACTTTGGCTGTTTCAGTAGCACCAGTAGTTTCAGTCGCTTCAATTGCACTATTACTGGTAATTTCAGCTGTTCTAGTAGACTCTGATTTATCGGCCACTTTAGCATTATCAGAAGCAGAAGCATTAAGCATAGGTGAAGCCTGATTTGCTTTGAAAAATGCGCTTAATTGTAAGTTAAGATTTGCTAAATCAACGTTCTGAATGAAAATATCTAAAGGTAATACTTGCAAAATAAAACAGGTTTTCCAACTGTTCGCTTGAAATAAACTCAGCAATTGCTGCTTAAATGTTTCACGTGAAACATTGGTTGAGCTATTTAATTGAGCATAATCAAGCGCTAGAACCGATATGCTTCTTGCAGAGGTGGCGGACTGAGCAAGTTCGGCTACTAAATTCACTTTAATGGTAGGCAATTTAGCAGTTAATAACAGACAAGCTTGTGTAAATGCTTGTTTTTTCAGACTATTTTGGCTGACAATAGCCAAATTAAAGCTTGTCATATTGTTTTCTGCCGCTATTTTTGCATCAGACATGTTAATCACCTGTTTTTCTTGTAATATTACATTATAATTATACAGTGTATGCTGTTATTGGCCATGATTTAGAGCAGAAAGGATAGCTATACTAGCTTTTATGATTTATATCATTTTCGATTTAGAGTGGAATATGGCAAGTGGCCACTATGAAGAAGTGGGGAAGCCACGCATAACGAAAAGCTGTACGGTTGTTACTAAGAAGCGTATACCAATTTTCGAGATTTTTCAGATTGGTGCTGTCAGTTTAAGCTCCAATTTGCAAATCAAGGAACACTATTCTGCTTTGATCAGACCTCAGATTTACCCGCAAATTAATAAATATGTGCAACGTTTGACAAAGGTTAAGAAAGATGAACTTAAAGTGTCGCCGCCTTTTACAACGGTTATTTATGACTTTTATGCTTGGATTTGGCGTCAATTCCCTGAAGCTGAGCAGATGAAAGCTTGTGAGGTATGCCAATTACCGTATGACAAAATAGCTGAGCAAAGTTATGGCTTTAGCGAGTTACAGGCACTTTTGAAAGAGCTGCCATTGATGTTCGGAACTTGGAGTACATCAGATGCTAAACCATTAAGGGAAAATTTGAATTATTATGCTTTGCCAAACAGTTTACCAGCTAAATTCATTGATATTCAAAAACTCTATGAGCTATTCAGCGGTGATGAAGCAGGCGCACATGCTGTTAAACGTGCAGTTGACTTTTTAACAATTGAGCCAGACGAAGCTTATCACGATGCGTTGAATGATGCTTTGTACACAGCCTTGATATTCCAAAATTTGGAACCAGCTTTCAAATTTGCAGCCTGGGATTATCATGGACTACCTTTGTCTGATAACTACAACTTAAAGGCTAAGCAAGATCCTAGCGATAATTTCAAAGCAGGACTTGTTTGCTCAAACCTTGATGATAACAATGAACCTATCAAATTAAGCTGGCCGAGATTGCATCGCATGTATAATTTGGTCAAAAAAACAACTTCAGATTTGTCTGTCAGTTTGGGACTTAATTTGTCAGATACCAAGTATCGCGCTAATTTGAAGGCTAAGCGTAGACAGAATGTGCTATGCAATTGTATGCAGAGCAAATACAATTTGAAGAAGATTGATGATAAGTTAGAAGCAAGATTACATTTGCTGACGCAAGCAGATTTAGAAGCTTTTATCTGTTCATTTGCTTATGATGCCAATCCAAATTTGCAACAAGAACATGGTGATGAGAATTAATTTTTGGTAAATCTGCCCAAAGTAAGACGTTGATAGTTGAAAAAATGTACTACAATATAACTATACATCTCTTACTGGAGGTCAAAAATGAAAAGAATCATCCTAACAGGCAGCTTGGGTCAGATTGGCAGCGAATTGGCGTTGTTCTTGGCAGATAAGTATGGTCAAGAGAATGTTCTAGTTACAGATTTAGCCAAAGAAACTATACCAGCTCTCAGCCATTTAGCCTACAAACAACTTGATGTTACAGATTATGCCAATTTTTTGGCATGTGCTAAAGAATTTAAGGCTGATACAGTTATGCATTTAGCAGCAATTTTATCAGCTCGTGGTGAGACAATGCCACAAAAGACATGGCAAGTTAATATGCAGGGCTTAGTAAATGCTTTGGAAGTTGCACGCGAATTAAAAGCTCAGATTTTCTGCCCGAGTTCAATCGGCGCATTCGGACCAAGTACACCGCATGATAATACACCACAAGATACATTGCAAAGACCAGAAACTATGTATGGTGTAACAAAGGTATCGGGCGAATTGTTGTGTGATTATTATCATAAACGGTTTGGCGTTGATGCACGTGGCGTACGTTTTCCGGGCCTAATTTCATGGAAGACGCTCCCAGGTCAGGGAACAACTGATTATGCCGTGCATATTTATTATGGCGCAATTGAGAATAAAACTTATACTTCCTATATTAAAGCTGGCACTTATATGGATATGATGTATTTGCCAGATGCTTTGCAAGCAATTGTTGATTTAATGGAAGCCCCAAGTGACAAGTTGCAACATCGAAATGCCTTTAACGTTTCAGCTATGAGTATTGAGCCTGAAATGGTGGCTGCTTCAATTAAGAAATTTATCCCTGAATTTACGATTAAATACGAAGTTGATCCTATTCGTCAAGCAATTGCTGACAGTTGGCCAAATTCTTTGGATATTAGCGCTGCTCAGAAAGAGTGGAATTTCCATGCTGAATATGATTTGGACAAGATGACGGAAGATATGCTAGCTAACTTGAAAGTTAAATTAGCTAAATAAGATTTGTTGCTCTATTAGAAAAGCTTGCTTTATTAAAAAGTAAAAATGTTTCACGTGAAACATATAGATGAGGTGCAAAATGAATAAAGAACTGCATACGATGAAGTATTTGCAAGAAAAAGTTGACGATTTGAAGCAGAAGGGCTTGTATCGTACATTGCCAGTCAACTCAGGTGCTTGTGATCCTGTTTTGGAATTAAACGGCAAAAAGGTAATCAACCTTTGCTCCAATAACTATTTAAGCTTGGGCAATGATGAGCGCTTGAAGGAAGCTGCTATCGAGGCTATTAAGCATTATGGCGTTGGTGCTGGTGCGGTTAGAACAATTGTTGGTAACCAAACTATTCACGAAGAGCTGGAAGCTGCTTTGGCTAAGTTCAAACATGCTGAGCGTTGCTTCATTTACCAATCAGGTTACGATTGCAACATCGGTACAATTCAGGCTATCTGCGACAAAGATGATTTGTTGATTTCTGACCAGTTGAACCACGCATCAATCATCGATGGTATGCGCATGGTTAAAGCAACCAAGCAAGTTTATGCACACAGCAATATGCAGGAGCTTGAAGAATTACTCAAGGCTGCTCAAGGCAAGTATCATAATGTTTTCATCTTTACAGATGGCGTTTTCAGTATGGATGGCGATTTAGCAAAATTGCCAGAAATTGTTGAGTTAGCTGAGAAGTATGGTGCTTTCACTTATGTTGATGATGCACACGGTTCAGGTACGATGGGTAGTCATGGCCGTGGTACAGTCGATCATTTCGGTTTGCATGGTCGCGTCGATTTTATCATTGGTACTTTGTCCAAGGCTATCGGTGTTAAGGGCGGTTATGTCGCTTGTTCAGAAGCTAGCTATCAGTGGTTGACACATCGCGCACGTCCTGTTTTGTTCTCCAC is a window of Amygdalobacter nucleatus DNA encoding:
- a CDS encoding SAM-dependent methyltransferase, whose product is MSDAKIAAENNMTSFNLAIVSQNSLKKQAFTQACLLLTAKLPTIKVNLVAELAQSATSARSISVLALDYAQLNSSTNVSRETFKQQLLSLFQANSWKTCFILQVLPLDIFIQNVDLANLNLQLSAFFKANQASPMLNASASDNAKVADKSESTRTAEITSNSAIEATETTGATETAKVVETAKFSPVHRASLLNCKSDLARNEHLELREMLAKFVHTEPLNVLYFGNCFCLTLGNLSFSIHRSPYLLDLWPKSNSKDENSVSRAKYKLLELADRLANSEQAAELDKEKEHNLASFLCKQADETQLESIRTQYKQLPKNIYQTIKIWQTAPHLAFDLGAAPGGWTEVLLNYNYQVIAIDPQHLKITAKANLWHFQALSDQFLEMAKANNFALAKANLLVNDMKMFFRPSLALAAAFLPYLTNDAIIIQTIKLSKTESYFKQIKDIKRYLEHALPKCKLEFVRQLSVNRSELTLVLSKITG
- a CDS encoding NAD-dependent epimerase/dehydratase family protein, whose product is MKRIILTGSLGQIGSELALFLADKYGQENVLVTDLAKETIPALSHLAYKQLDVTDYANFLACAKEFKADTVMHLAAILSARGETMPQKTWQVNMQGLVNALEVARELKAQIFCPSSIGAFGPSTPHDNTPQDTLQRPETMYGVTKVSGELLCDYYHKRFGVDARGVRFPGLISWKTLPGQGTTDYAVHIYYGAIENKTYTSYIKAGTYMDMMYLPDALQAIVDLMEAPSDKLQHRNAFNVSAMSIEPEMVAASIKKFIPEFTIKYEVDPIRQAIADSWPNSLDISAAQKEWNFHAEYDLDKMTEDMLANLKVKLAK
- the dnaN gene encoding DNA polymerase III subunit beta, with translation MKIVCPKNLLHQATNYVLRAVSSKTGNEILDNVFLSADKQSNTLLLRGYDLECGIETKIKADVYEAGDMLVPARLLGDIAAKLEEGDVTITCDENYKTVISAGKSKFNFMTRPTADFPSLPEISGNLTFTLPQDRFQKLIKQAIIAVSTDLSRPAFNGILFNANEKNLELVAIDGFRLAISRHAYDERMPKVEKPFRLLIPGKALKILQPLLGSEDLVTLKVDNKQVEFNLGSLKLVSRLLTNEFMKYESLLNSNGDTTIVINRSQFLAGLERMLLIMNVSDRRLPIRLQTTDESSLQIDVVSEKGQAHEDIAVSVQGQMIDIDYNPIYFTDALRVIDDELVQINFAGSLGPCIIKPMTGDDYEFLILPLRR
- a CDS encoding 3'-5' exonuclease, with amino-acid sequence MIYIIFDLEWNMASGHYEEVGKPRITKSCTVVTKKRIPIFEIFQIGAVSLSSNLQIKEHYSALIRPQIYPQINKYVQRLTKVKKDELKVSPPFTTVIYDFYAWIWRQFPEAEQMKACEVCQLPYDKIAEQSYGFSELQALLKELPLMFGTWSTSDAKPLRENLNYYALPNSLPAKFIDIQKLYELFSGDEAGAHAVKRAVDFLTIEPDEAYHDALNDALYTALIFQNLEPAFKFAAWDYHGLPLSDNYNLKAKQDPSDNFKAGLVCSNLDDNNEPIKLSWPRLHRMYNLVKKTTSDLSVSLGLNLSDTKYRANLKAKRRQNVLCNCMQSKYNLKKIDDKLEARLHLLTQADLEAFICSFAYDANPNLQQEHGDEN
- the dnaA gene encoding chromosomal replication initiator protein DnaA produces the protein MDMSDALNLDNEQAALAKTIWHNALKKIKSKVSTVLFVTWIEPLVPFYVDENRLFLSTPDDFSYRYLVKYLPLFADVIAESNSFRLEVKLVVGTEGIKQALANLQPDSVTSSFDAAQTVIEQREANIEPEFVNEKVEPEVQVKPETFAAVQPKQTFIQPQAIDEQPQAKIIVNPLYQQHFRKDYTFDNFIVGPNNTMAHAACQAIANSYFTDGQKPYNPLFLYGGSGLGKTHLLNAIGNSVLQHRPQTRILYLQTEDFVNEFIATIRKQNYNVFRNKYRNCDLLLIDDIQFIEGKEQMQEEFFYTFNTLYENNAYIVITCDKHPRYLVTLEERLKTRFLSGLACDINPPNYETRMAILQARAQALHEDIDINIISYIAKNISLNIRELEGALNSVLAIKHLSGYINLTLAEKALEPIIKHNIAETITPDFIADVVATYYNIVKANLYSSCKESKYTYPRHVAMYLCRDLLNMTYASISKAFNRSDHTTTRNACLKIEKALKNDLSLQKEIASIKNSLHEH
- a CDS encoding glycine C-acetyltransferase; this translates as MNKELHTMKYLQEKVDDLKQKGLYRTLPVNSGACDPVLELNGKKVINLCSNNYLSLGNDERLKEAAIEAIKHYGVGAGAVRTIVGNQTIHEELEAALAKFKHAERCFIYQSGYDCNIGTIQAICDKDDLLISDQLNHASIIDGMRMVKATKQVYAHSNMQELEELLKAAQGKYHNVFIFTDGVFSMDGDLAKLPEIVELAEKYGAFTYVDDAHGSGTMGSHGRGTVDHFGLHGRVDFIIGTLSKAIGVKGGYVACSEASYQWLTHRARPVLFSTTLSPADTAAAKKAIEILTEDDSLQKQLWANSKYIKEQLTALGFNTGHSETPITPVIIGDEAKAMQFSKKLLEKGVFVSAIVFPTVPLGTGRVRVMVQAKHTREQLDEAVRIFHEVGVEMGILDK